Genomic window (Corynebacterium simulans):
TATTAAGAGTTGGTTCCGAAACTATAGGAAGAAGCACGAAAGCTTCCGTCGCTCACGGATTCTAAGGAAAATCGAGCGGCTTTCCCGTAAAGCGTCACCGCTGGGCGACATAAGACAGTTCCTCTATCTCGATGAATTGGCTCTTCGTAGCTTGTATATCTCCCGGTTCGGTCCTGAGGATGCCCAAACGACCCTTACTCAGACGAGAACAAAGGACTTAGGATTAACACTCGGAGGCGGTGCATCCATTTCTCGCGTCAATGATCAGACCTCGAATGGCACATCATCTATCAGCTTCCGATCTGGAAAAAGCAAAACCCTACAGATCGAACAAGTCTCTTCAGAACAGTCTCTTTTCAGAGATTTTGTGTCGAGAGAATCCTATGCCGGAAAAGAAAGTCAAATCTGGGACGGCGTGCCGCAATCCAACAGTCAACCAGAGTTACCGCCTGGTGGACTAAAACGCGGCCAACTAATTCAGGTCAGAATACGCCTAGAAGCCCATTCAATCTATGCCTATAGCACCATTGCTAACGCGCTTGTCGAAACCTCGGCCAATACTCCAGCGCTCGGA
Coding sequences:
- a CDS encoding DUF6414 family protein produces the protein MNIKSWFRNYRKKHESFRRSRILRKIERLSRKASPLGDIRQFLYLDELALRSLYISRFGPEDAQTTLTQTRTKDLGLTLGGGASISRVNDQTSNGTSSISFRSGKSKTLQIEQVSSEQSLFRDFVSRESYAGKESQIWDGVPQSNSQPELPPGGLKRGQLIQVRIRLEAHSIYAYSTIANALVETSANTPALGFSQDDTLIQAAQLIQQMLIGQIPINSELVDGPDPRKVDTSGAGYAAVVSIAEVSASKTSGATRLHQECRRRVL